A region of Halobellus limi DNA encodes the following proteins:
- a CDS encoding DUF7558 family protein, with translation MTQQTLVGCAFCAAPPGTDTGTAYTWGKDERVSHPICVDCATQVTPDPEQRDHYACDGCGLVVDALAALTRFRVELGHLEGPLQFCAHCCPDGPATYWTRDLADHCVESAEQC, from the coding sequence GTGACCCAACAAACGCTCGTCGGGTGTGCCTTCTGTGCGGCGCCGCCCGGCACGGACACCGGCACCGCGTACACCTGGGGGAAGGACGAACGGGTGAGTCACCCGATCTGTGTCGACTGTGCAACGCAAGTCACCCCGGACCCCGAGCAGCGCGACCACTACGCCTGTGATGGCTGCGGGCTCGTCGTCGACGCGCTCGCGGCGCTCACCCGATTCCGCGTGGAACTCGGCCATCTCGAGGGGCCGCTCCAATTCTGTGCGCACTGCTGTCCTGATGGGCCGGCGACGTACTGGACGCGAGACTTAGCAGACCACTGCGTCGAGTCGGCGGAGCAGTGCTAA
- a CDS encoding HalOD1 output domain-containing protein translates to MDSSPPSDTDRSSNLLVEIVETLEVHGLPSDSYQLHDVVDVEALERLLASSSGDVEIRFIVEGIEVVVTKDGVDIPLDEPVGSPNQ, encoded by the coding sequence ATGGATTCCTCACCCCCGAGTGATACGGACCGGTCTTCGAATCTTCTCGTCGAGATCGTCGAAACCCTGGAAGTCCACGGCCTGCCGAGCGATTCGTACCAGCTCCACGATGTCGTCGACGTCGAGGCACTCGAACGACTCCTCGCATCGTCCTCCGGCGATGTCGAGATTCGATTCATCGTCGAGGGGATCGAGGTCGTCGTCACGAAGGACGGCGTCGACATCCCTCTCGACGAGCCAGTCGGCTCACCGAACCAGTAA
- a CDS encoding DNA-binding protein: MSSNSSSSKVVTVDEQAFERTEDAGVDEDGFEVVDDKPEFRATVQQEKQAKVDSNHPDGIVQDFSHLPLAQEEKIRAREAELEHISAQAELGTQDGRAKRTREVVTERRQRKREKRTPDRTDPRERLSRMELAQVNQEADRIAQRLRTDHSRAAVSRVLARRVARGQDITEAVFATMDELKAAPGAICPIEDVPDVPTDEVSIEGEVITLWDASNPKIAQVGLIADDTGKIKFTSWRKSEPAYVQEGDTVRMRAVKKNWYEGRCSLAVTYDSMIVFPERDRRWWEA, from the coding sequence ATGTCTAGTAACAGCTCTAGTAGCAAGGTCGTTACGGTGGATGAACAGGCATTCGAACGAACCGAAGACGCCGGCGTCGACGAAGACGGCTTCGAGGTCGTCGACGACAAGCCGGAGTTCCGGGCGACGGTCCAGCAGGAGAAGCAGGCGAAGGTGGATTCTAACCACCCAGACGGCATCGTCCAAGACTTCTCGCATCTGCCCCTGGCGCAGGAAGAGAAGATTCGCGCCCGGGAGGCCGAACTGGAACACATCAGCGCCCAAGCGGAACTCGGCACCCAAGACGGACGGGCGAAGCGGACCCGCGAGGTCGTCACCGAACGGCGGCAGCGCAAGCGGGAGAAGCGCACCCCGGACCGGACGGATCCGCGTGAGCGCCTCTCCCGGATGGAGCTGGCGCAGGTGAACCAGGAAGCAGACCGGATCGCACAGCGGCTTCGGACCGACCACAGTCGAGCGGCTGTCTCCCGGGTGCTCGCGAGGCGGGTCGCACGGGGGCAGGACATCACCGAGGCGGTGTTCGCGACGATGGACGAACTGAAGGCGGCCCCCGGGGCCATCTGCCCGATCGAGGACGTCCCGGACGTGCCGACCGACGAGGTGAGCATCGAAGGTGAGGTGATCACGCTCTGGGATGCCAGCAACCCGAAGATCGCCCAAGTGGGCCTGATCGCGGACGACACCGGGAAAATCAAGTTCACCTCGTGGCGCAAGTCGGAGCCAGCATACGTCCAGGAAGGTGACACCGTCCGGATGCGGGCGGTCAAGAAGAACTGGTACGAGGGACGGTGTTCACTCGCCGTGACCTACGACAGTATGATCGTCTTCCCTGAACGCGACCGCCGCTGGTGGGAAGCGTAG
- a CDS encoding DUF2254 family protein, giving the protein MSRNRSLLFGIVVVSVISGLLIGYLTRGTTLDSQPFATMATVQGAFIGIVFSIFVLASQVSATQFTPLTLEQLSKSRGFALLLGFYIFSILTDIYLMQSLSVPISLPYFPQDWNLALAVGAGLMTGSLFSLLIARQLLAELTTPEHLLERTADSVSRETFLRSEQEEGSRPTPPERTPLFTIERILITAHKNGDEFTVQQAIHQLWRGVDRILTPSSHLKPECLANSPPSHVENIDIELLLDHWSTAVTYGTKGTQERVQQTITAHRYILETLIRAERVPEAIEELSNLYELAIASLDQSGNNSILSEYQALSSTIADHESSELLSRIITHHAEFVEMEVGALQAAGGSELDGLDDVLLSDILCNYIELLEDVWESELSSSTNRQRTDLIINQMTSDLESIFETFDEHPNPGPHKQTLLTELQDRLIHASSTISTNAEQPIERYITLVAEVSLSLDRDPDTVARSLNKKVKNDSDRQRVLNQQLKNWSSKDTYQSEFEVLAINKEEITEFVESIATEISSLEAETTTE; this is encoded by the coding sequence GTGTCACGCAATCGTTCTCTGTTGTTTGGGATCGTCGTTGTTTCGGTGATTTCCGGCCTTCTAATTGGCTACCTCACGCGTGGTACAACACTTGATAGTCAACCGTTTGCAACTATGGCGACTGTCCAAGGAGCGTTTATTGGAATCGTGTTCTCTATCTTTGTGCTTGCATCACAGGTCAGTGCCACTCAATTCACTCCCCTAACATTAGAACAATTAAGCAAATCAAGAGGATTTGCGCTGCTACTTGGATTTTATATATTTTCTATCCTGACAGATATTTATTTAATGCAATCTCTATCTGTGCCGATTTCTCTTCCATATTTTCCTCAAGATTGGAATCTTGCCTTAGCTGTAGGAGCAGGTCTAATGACAGGTTCTCTCTTTTCTCTGCTTATAGCGCGTCAGCTGTTAGCTGAACTAACCACACCTGAGCACCTTCTTGAACGGACCGCAGATAGTGTATCCCGAGAAACCTTTCTCAGGTCAGAACAAGAAGAGGGATCTCGACCCACACCACCAGAACGAACTCCGCTATTCACAATTGAACGAATTCTAATAACCGCACATAAAAATGGAGACGAATTTACTGTTCAACAAGCAATTCATCAACTCTGGAGGGGAGTTGATAGGATTCTCACTCCGTCATCACACTTGAAGCCGGAATGCCTTGCTAATAGTCCGCCATCACACGTGGAGAACATAGATATTGAGCTGCTCTTAGATCATTGGTCAACTGCTGTAACATATGGCACGAAAGGAACCCAAGAAAGAGTACAACAGACCATAACAGCCCATCGCTATATCTTAGAGACGCTCATCAGAGCAGAAAGAGTTCCAGAGGCGATTGAAGAACTATCGAATCTATATGAACTAGCGATTGCATCACTTGATCAGAGTGGTAATAATTCGATCCTTTCGGAATACCAGGCGCTATCGTCGACTATCGCAGATCATGAGAGTTCAGAGTTACTGTCGAGAATCATTACACACCACGCAGAATTTGTTGAGATGGAGGTAGGAGCATTACAAGCGGCAGGGGGCTCGGAATTAGACGGACTGGATGATGTATTACTCTCAGATATACTATGTAATTATATTGAACTCCTTGAAGATGTATGGGAATCAGAATTGTCCAGCTCCACAAACAGACAGCGAACGGATTTAATTATAAATCAAATGACTTCAGATTTGGAATCCATTTTTGAGACCTTTGATGAGCACCCAAACCCCGGCCCGCATAAACAAACCCTTCTGACCGAGCTCCAAGATAGATTAATCCATGCTTCATCTACTATCAGTACAAATGCAGAACAACCGATAGAACGATATATAACATTAGTCGCGGAGGTGTCTCTTTCCTTAGATCGAGATCCCGATACAGTTGCAAGATCACTCAATAAAAAAGTGAAAAACGATAGTGATCGACAGAGAGTACTGAATCAGCAACTGAAAAACTGGTCATCTAAGGACACCTATCAAAGTGAATTCGAAGTTCTTGCTATCAATAAAGAGGAGATAACTGAGTTTGTTGAATCTATCGCAACAGAGATATCATCATTAGAAGCTGAAACTACTACAGAGTAG
- a CDS encoding transcription initiation factor IIB, translated as MAIRDIYETGFDEDVQTKSCGNQCPECNGHVTTNVKETVCEDCGLVIEEQRLDHGPEWRAYDEDERERTGAPLTAARHDRGLSTEIGRGTDANGNELSAQKRRRLARMRREQTRGRWRSKAEQNLAHGLGEVRRLASALDLSDTLRDQACQLFRSAQNEDLLRGRSIEAIAAASVYGACRCNGRSQLLDDIVGVAKVGESRVTNAYKTLNEELGLPAKPATPTMYIPRLASDLNCPEQIRRRARALAEAAEDAGVTTGVHPAGFAAACLYRAGQEAGRWLTQTEIAEVANTSTATVRNHRDTLEEQVV; from the coding sequence ATGGCTATTAGAGACATCTATGAGACTGGATTCGATGAGGACGTCCAGACGAAGTCATGCGGGAACCAGTGCCCCGAGTGCAACGGGCACGTCACCACGAATGTCAAGGAAACCGTCTGCGAGGACTGTGGCCTCGTCATCGAAGAGCAACGCCTCGATCACGGGCCGGAGTGGCGGGCGTACGATGAGGACGAGCGGGAACGGACGGGCGCTCCGCTGACAGCAGCACGTCACGACCGAGGGCTCTCGACCGAGATCGGGCGCGGAACAGATGCGAACGGGAACGAACTCTCCGCACAGAAGCGCCGGCGACTCGCCCGGATGCGACGTGAACAGACCCGCGGCCGGTGGCGGTCGAAGGCCGAACAGAACCTCGCCCACGGACTCGGCGAGGTGCGACGTCTCGCGAGCGCACTCGATCTCTCCGATACACTTCGCGACCAGGCGTGCCAGCTCTTCCGGAGCGCTCAGAACGAGGATCTGCTCCGTGGCAGATCCATCGAGGCGATCGCCGCAGCCAGCGTCTACGGGGCCTGCCGATGTAACGGCCGGTCGCAACTCCTCGACGACATCGTGGGGGTCGCGAAGGTCGGGGAATCACGGGTGACGAACGCCTACAAGACACTCAACGAGGAACTGGGACTCCCGGCCAAACCTGCGACGCCAACGATGTACATTCCGCGGCTCGCATCCGACCTCAACTGTCCGGAGCAAATCCGACGTCGAGCGCGAGCACTTGCCGAAGCGGCTGAGGACGCCGGCGTGACGACCGGCGTCCATCCCGCCGGCTTCGCTGCGGCCTGTCTCTACAGGGCCGGACAGGAGGCGGGTCGCTGGCTGACCCAAACTGAGATTGCCGAGGTGGCCAACACGTCGACGGCGACCGTCAGGAACCACCGAGACACGCTCGAAGAACAAGTCGTCTAA
- a CDS encoding biosurfactant protein 1: MTGRDYDFEELRPLGEASRTPDHQLDERSNADPRRQRRASVETGYPEHQTDDKAECRSCGAPIPASQTKCRFCLTNHLGDSDTPTTETSQEATLEGFVFALVESSTFYGAVAKGAAAGNLLVNSETEDITEHRLIYDLTEEPASQLVDQWPSLPDATKVTSEAGEHLLAAIRDRMSGQGRSAFTGAQGVKACLYDESGDALRTESYLDTMLETADDPMWLVPGIALQESNGDSDQDGQPSNIPTRVRLECHHCDSETGHRFTTYESLPDDTWSGQPIWECRECGTCRYGPEPQ, translated from the coding sequence ATGACCGGCCGCGACTACGATTTCGAGGAACTACGTCCGCTTGGTGAGGCGTCCCGGACGCCCGATCATCAGCTGGACGAGCGCTCCAACGCCGACCCTCGTCGACAGCGGCGTGCGTCGGTCGAGACAGGTTACCCTGAGCATCAAACCGACGACAAGGCAGAGTGCCGATCTTGTGGGGCCCCGATACCGGCGTCACAGACGAAATGCCGGTTCTGTCTCACCAACCACCTCGGCGACTCCGACACCCCCACAACGGAGACCAGCCAAGAAGCAACACTCGAGGGATTCGTGTTCGCGCTCGTCGAGTCATCGACGTTCTACGGTGCTGTCGCGAAGGGGGCAGCCGCCGGGAATCTGCTCGTCAACAGCGAGACCGAGGACATCACCGAGCATCGACTCATCTACGACCTCACGGAGGAACCTGCATCGCAGCTGGTCGATCAGTGGCCGTCGCTACCGGACGCGACGAAGGTCACCTCAGAAGCCGGGGAGCATCTGCTTGCGGCTATCCGAGACCGGATGAGTGGCCAGGGGCGTTCAGCGTTCACAGGGGCGCAGGGGGTCAAGGCGTGCCTCTACGACGAGAGTGGAGATGCCCTCCGGACTGAATCATATCTCGATACGATGCTCGAGACAGCTGATGACCCGATGTGGCTGGTCCCGGGAATCGCACTCCAAGAATCAAACGGGGATAGCGATCAGGACGGGCAGCCATCTAACATCCCGACACGAGTCCGGCTCGAGTGTCACCACTGCGATTCCGAAACAGGGCATCGGTTCACCACCTACGAATCGCTACCTGACGACACCTGGTCGGGGCAACCAATCTGGGAGTGTCGAGAGTGTGGGACGTGTCGCTACGGGCCGGAACCGCAGTAG
- a CDS encoding DUF1889 family protein encodes MSQNDRTSWFIDSEGPNEEAVELAFAWVQQLGEQHEEKRDAVLAVNTKKQLDGVVSTVIGDQAAKALNKKKPVGVGEAEIQLMTKRIDPSGWQSGPVLAIYPDKDLLDKIDGMYGVTDVLVVPWSKDTVQFWIDTWGASALQSDASGDAPEIDNPVAKEAVDTLDALVNTSTGITHSSDRATCIEIFKTLHSNGISFDPEAIRAWLVAEKGWDPDYADDVKEVAEGVQTGKRFQYDSGRLSNDIMNQWKDAANVN; translated from the coding sequence ATGAGTCAAAACGACAGGACATCTTGGTTCATCGATTCCGAGGGGCCAAATGAGGAGGCTGTCGAACTGGCCTTCGCGTGGGTGCAACAGCTCGGTGAGCAGCATGAAGAGAAACGAGATGCTGTCTTGGCAGTAAACACGAAAAAGCAGCTGGACGGTGTCGTATCTACTGTGATCGGTGACCAGGCAGCAAAGGCGTTGAATAAAAAGAAGCCGGTCGGCGTCGGTGAAGCAGAGATCCAGCTGATGACGAAACGGATTGATCCATCGGGGTGGCAAAGCGGTCCTGTCCTCGCTATCTACCCAGACAAAGACCTGCTGGACAAGATTGACGGAATGTATGGTGTGACCGATGTGCTCGTCGTGCCTTGGTCGAAGGACACCGTCCAGTTCTGGATCGATACCTGGGGCGCGTCAGCACTCCAATCAGATGCGAGTGGCGATGCACCAGAAATCGATAATCCGGTCGCCAAGGAAGCTGTCGACACGCTCGATGCATTGGTCAACACCTCGACTGGGATCACGCATTCGTCAGATCGTGCTACCTGTATCGAGATCTTCAAAACCCTCCATAGCAACGGCATCAGCTTCGATCCTGAAGCAATCAGAGCCTGGTTAGTCGCTGAAAAAGGCTGGGACCCGGATTATGCCGATGACGTAAAAGAGGTCGCCGAAGGTGTCCAAACGGGGAAACGCTTCCAGTACGACTCTGGCCGTCTTAGCAACGACATTATGAACCAGTGGAAAGACGCCGCAAATGTTAATTAA
- a CDS encoding DUF6735 family protein has protein sequence MGHRALVAYERTDGQYTLHYSHWGAANLKLKHRISAESPFGGDETDSKWAKQLLAELADGLEADAVDGYLAGEDRPSTVVEPKPRATGLTLEEIITDHLDYLHHEAFYVVSPTFEVTAYRTLWFGLQYDSETFDHGETVGNGALATVRWHDGEPVGDGHLKGQFQALKDVVGDMVDKGVFTQSTARQYLTQKLGEWVGERQELRIPGGESPSKTASVDRL, from the coding sequence ATGGGACACCGCGCACTCGTTGCGTACGAACGCACAGACGGACAGTATACGCTTCACTACTCTCATTGGGGTGCTGCGAACCTGAAGCTCAAACACCGGATTTCGGCTGAGTCGCCGTTCGGTGGCGACGAGACCGACTCCAAGTGGGCGAAACAGCTGCTGGCGGAACTGGCCGATGGCCTCGAGGCAGATGCCGTCGACGGCTACCTCGCCGGCGAGGACCGACCGTCGACGGTCGTCGAGCCGAAGCCCCGCGCCACCGGGCTCACGCTCGAGGAGATCATCACCGACCATCTCGACTACCTCCATCACGAGGCGTTCTACGTGGTATCGCCGACCTTCGAGGTGACCGCCTACCGGACGCTGTGGTTCGGCCTGCAGTATGACTCGGAGACATTCGACCACGGTGAGACGGTCGGGAACGGCGCGCTCGCGACCGTCCGATGGCACGACGGCGAGCCGGTCGGCGACGGGCACCTGAAGGGACAGTTCCAGGCACTGAAGGACGTCGTCGGCGATATGGTCGACAAGGGTGTGTTCACCCAGTCGACCGCTCGCCAGTACCTCACACAGAAGCTCGGCGAGTGGGTCGGCGAGCGCCAGGAACTGCGCATCCCTGGTGGTGAATCACCGTCGAAAACTGCGTCAGTCGACCGATTATAA
- a CDS encoding helix-turn-helix domain-containing protein — translation MRELVFALEYEPGCNRVADALADYPDARVRSLSLHATADQLWRVDHATGTPDALDAIEDAFRNSDYYADCLATEDCGATQTTRVLDRTDDTLVLYSDWERTPTCASVPHIARDHLGDGVLFETRHEGRHYTWRLIHSGDGDVAAFFDSLEVAVEECAQMEMLRTADTTTAAGGSDETPSGLPPAQEAALQAAVEHGYYESPREVDVGELAEHLDVPRSTLTYRLRRAEEHLAKQHVAGERVAEERLASH, via the coding sequence ATGCGCGAACTCGTCTTCGCCCTCGAATACGAGCCGGGGTGCAATAGGGTGGCGGATGCCCTTGCCGACTACCCCGACGCCCGTGTCCGCTCGCTTTCGTTGCACGCGACTGCCGACCAACTTTGGCGAGTCGACCATGCCACCGGCACTCCGGACGCACTCGACGCCATCGAGGACGCGTTTCGAAACAGCGACTACTACGCCGACTGTCTCGCCACCGAGGACTGCGGCGCCACCCAGACCACCCGCGTCCTTGACCGCACGGACGACACGCTCGTCCTCTACTCCGACTGGGAGCGAACCCCCACCTGCGCCTCGGTTCCCCACATCGCCCGCGACCATCTCGGGGACGGCGTGCTGTTCGAGACCCGTCATGAGGGCCGCCACTACACGTGGCGACTCATCCACTCGGGCGACGGCGACGTGGCGGCATTCTTCGACTCCCTCGAGGTTGCCGTCGAAGAATGCGCTCAGATGGAGATGCTCCGCACCGCGGACACGACGACAGCAGCTGGAGGAAGCGACGAAACACCGAGCGGATTACCCCCGGCGCAGGAAGCCGCCCTCCAAGCCGCCGTCGAACACGGCTACTACGAGTCGCCCCGCGAGGTCGATGTCGGCGAGTTGGCCGAGCATCTCGACGTGCCTCGGTCAACACTTACCTACCGGCTCCGTCGGGCGGAAGAACATTTGGCGAAGCAACACGTCGCCGGCGAGCGGGTAGCGGAAGAACGGCTGGCATCGCACTGA
- a CDS encoding heavy metal translocating P-type ATPase encodes MTENSDVDTAGPPNGGGQRELTARLTVPEMDCPSCAQKVDKSLQRVDGVVEATLQPTTGTATIKYDPDRTTKADVVAAIEAAGYDVIGGADDETDESADGVDIAPPSEVWTSSRAKKTWLGAAFVILGLVFEFLLTGQNVAIASILDYPLHIADVLFLGAVAASGIPVVRSGYYSAKNRSLDIDLLMGTAIIAATGIGYFVEAATLAVLFSIAELLEDYAMDRARDSLRELMELSPDEATVRRDGEEVTVSVEEVDVGETVVVRPGDKIPLDGTVIEGESAVDQSPITGESVPVDKTTGDEVYAGAINEEGYLEVEVTSTAGDSTLSRIIEMVQGAQAKKTESEQFVDSFSGYYTPLVVVLAILTAAIPPLVIADPVAVDLAGYGFTFAGDWQTWFIRGLTLLVIACPCAFVISTPVSVVSGITSAAKNGVLIKGGNYLEAMGEVDAVAVDKTGTLTKGELAVTDVVPVGDTTEDDLLRRAAGLEQRSEHPIATAILARAEEAGVGNLPDPTGFESLTGKGIRGEIGGETYYAGKPALFEELGFDLARARRETDGGVMTEEATEGENGAFAEDALSALEREGKTVVIVGTESKLLGAIAIADEVRPASKRAVERLHELGVERVVMLTGDNEGTARAIAEQVGVDEYRAELLPDEKVDAVEELQAEYGDVAMVGDGINDAPALATAEVGIAMGAAGTDTALETADIALMGDDVGKLPYLYDLSHTANGVIRQNIWASLGVKFLLALGVPLGLVSVALAVVVGDMGMSLGVTGNAMRLSRIEPDRFSDT; translated from the coding sequence ATGACAGAGAATTCCGATGTGGATACAGCGGGACCACCGAACGGCGGCGGGCAGCGGGAGTTGACTGCCCGTCTCACGGTCCCCGAGATGGACTGTCCGTCGTGTGCGCAAAAAGTCGACAAGAGCCTCCAGCGCGTCGACGGCGTCGTTGAGGCCACGCTCCAGCCGACCACCGGGACAGCTACCATCAAGTACGATCCGGACCGGACTACCAAAGCCGACGTCGTCGCGGCGATCGAAGCCGCCGGCTATGACGTGATCGGCGGAGCAGACGACGAAACCGACGAGTCTGCCGACGGCGTCGATATCGCGCCACCTTCGGAGGTCTGGACGAGTTCTCGCGCGAAGAAGACGTGGCTCGGCGCAGCGTTCGTCATCCTTGGTCTAGTCTTCGAGTTCCTTCTCACCGGCCAGAACGTCGCGATAGCGAGCATCCTCGACTACCCGCTACACATCGCAGATGTCCTGTTCCTCGGTGCCGTCGCGGCCAGTGGCATCCCGGTCGTCCGCAGCGGGTACTACTCCGCGAAGAACCGAAGCCTCGACATCGACCTCCTGATGGGGACAGCGATCATCGCCGCAACCGGCATCGGCTACTTCGTCGAGGCCGCGACGCTGGCCGTCCTGTTCAGCATCGCCGAACTGCTCGAGGACTATGCGATGGACAGGGCACGGGATTCTCTGCGCGAGCTGATGGAACTCTCGCCCGACGAGGCGACCGTCCGTCGCGATGGTGAGGAAGTGACCGTTTCCGTCGAGGAGGTCGACGTTGGCGAGACCGTCGTCGTCCGCCCTGGCGACAAGATTCCGCTCGACGGGACGGTCATCGAAGGCGAGAGTGCAGTCGACCAGTCGCCGATCACGGGCGAGAGCGTCCCCGTCGACAAGACCACCGGCGACGAGGTGTACGCCGGCGCGATCAACGAAGAGGGGTACCTCGAGGTAGAGGTCACCTCGACCGCTGGCGATTCGACGCTCTCGCGTATTATCGAAATGGTACAGGGCGCACAGGCGAAGAAGACCGAGTCTGAGCAGTTCGTCGACAGCTTCTCCGGCTACTACACACCCCTCGTCGTCGTGCTGGCAATCCTGACCGCCGCTATCCCGCCGCTGGTTATCGCTGATCCGGTGGCGGTGGACCTAGCCGGTTACGGGTTCACCTTCGCGGGCGACTGGCAGACGTGGTTCATCCGTGGGCTCACGCTGCTGGTGATCGCCTGCCCGTGTGCGTTCGTCATCTCCACACCCGTCTCGGTGGTGTCGGGCATCACGAGCGCCGCGAAGAACGGCGTCCTGATCAAGGGCGGAAATTACCTGGAAGCGATGGGCGAGGTCGACGCCGTCGCCGTCGACAAGACCGGGACGCTCACCAAGGGCGAACTCGCCGTCACCGACGTCGTTCCGGTGGGTGACACTACGGAGGACGATCTGCTCCGTCGCGCCGCTGGGCTGGAGCAGCGCAGTGAGCATCCCATTGCTACGGCGATTCTCGCCCGTGCTGAGGAGGCGGGCGTGGGCAACCTGCCCGACCCGACGGGTTTCGAGAGCCTCACTGGGAAGGGCATCCGCGGCGAGATCGGCGGCGAGACGTACTATGCGGGCAAGCCCGCGCTCTTCGAGGAACTGGGCTTCGACCTCGCTCGGGCACGCCGCGAGACGGACGGCGGCGTTATGACGGAAGAGGCGACCGAGGGCGAGAACGGGGCGTTCGCCGAGGATGCCCTCTCCGCGCTGGAGCGGGAGGGCAAGACTGTCGTTATCGTCGGGACGGAGTCGAAACTGCTGGGTGCGATCGCCATCGCCGACGAGGTTCGCCCGGCCTCGAAGCGGGCCGTCGAACGCCTGCACGAGCTGGGCGTCGAGCGCGTGGTGATGCTCACCGGCGACAACGAGGGCACCGCCCGCGCAATCGCCGAGCAGGTCGGGGTCGACGAGTATCGCGCAGAACTCCTGCCCGACGAGAAGGTCGACGCTGTCGAGGAGTTACAGGCAGAGTACGGTGATGTCGCGATGGTCGGTGACGGCATCAACGACGCGCCCGCGCTCGCCACCGCGGAGGTCGGCATCGCGATGGGCGCGGCCGGCACCGACACCGCTCTCGAGACGGCCGATATTGCGTTGATGGGCGACGACGTCGGGAAACTCCCGTACCTGTACGACCTGTCGCATACGGCCAACGGGGTGATCCGGCAGAACATCTGGGCGAGTCTCGGCGTGAAGTTCCTGCTCGCGCTGGGCGTGCCACTGGGGCTGGTCAGCGTTGCGTTGGCGGTCGTTGTCGGTGATATGGGGATGAGCCTCGGTGTCACCGGGAACGCGATGCGGTTGTCGCGAATCGAGCCCGATCGGTTCTCCGACACCTGA
- a CDS encoding PX domain-containing protein: protein MHMVIYALVEAPTQHDALVEGKAVFDRLVGANPHGCAVFDYYVTFDEDDTTVAGKARWGDLPTAAPINSEEGGELLDRAWKATKEEFQRNLDRVKEALDELSDEAIMRDEDLARHAFHQVGAYEGPSIPMYDQHAQGIRHRGQLDRVLEEDEDSQTLWIVPADVHF from the coding sequence ATGCATATGGTCATCTACGCGCTGGTGGAAGCACCGACACAGCACGACGCCCTGGTCGAGGGGAAAGCAGTCTTCGACCGTCTCGTCGGCGCGAATCCCCACGGCTGCGCCGTGTTTGATTACTACGTCACGTTCGATGAAGACGACACGACGGTCGCCGGGAAGGCCCGCTGGGGTGACCTGCCGACGGCGGCCCCCATCAACTCAGAGGAGGGCGGTGAACTGCTCGACCGGGCTTGGAAGGCCACGAAAGAGGAGTTTCAGCGGAATCTCGACCGCGTGAAGGAGGCGCTCGACGAGCTCAGCGACGAGGCGATCATGCGCGACGAGGACCTCGCCCGCCACGCGTTCCACCAGGTCGGCGCGTACGAAGGGCCCTCAATCCCGATGTACGACCAGCACGCCCAGGGGATTCGGCATCGAGGCCAGCTCGACCGAGTCCTCGAGGAAGACGAGGACAGCCAGACGCTCTGGATCGTCCCCGCAGACGTTCATTTCTGA
- a CDS encoding DUF7568 family protein: protein MPRITNWSRESRSPTLAYRNTETGARAVLHRAPDSYRYKWRGAILVDGYPIWSRGFETKEATTFRDALRERPAPELNCPECPNDDVLVGEKTADGATVQRWYDCPDCGYEAPSRIVYGPER, encoded by the coding sequence ATGCCACGAATCACCAACTGGTCACGAGAGAGTCGCTCACCAACACTCGCGTATCGAAACACCGAGACTGGAGCGCGAGCTGTTCTACACCGGGCGCCGGATTCATACCGGTACAAGTGGCGCGGAGCGATCCTCGTCGACGGCTACCCGATCTGGTCGCGAGGCTTCGAGACGAAGGAGGCGACAACGTTCCGGGATGCGCTTCGGGAGCGGCCAGCGCCCGAACTGAACTGTCCGGAGTGTCCAAACGACGACGTCCTCGTCGGTGAGAAGACAGCTGATGGAGCGACGGTACAGCGCTGGTACGACTGTCCGGACTGTGGGTACGAAGCCCCCTCGCGCATCGTCTACGGCCCTGAACGCTGA